Proteins encoded together in one Myxococcales bacterium window:
- a CDS encoding sigma 54-interacting transcriptional regulator, whose protein sequence is MWDTARDSEVESSGDSAPVPGVVVVWSDRTPRLIALRIPAAGLILGREPLAAASDDRMSRQHARITGAGDQVRVADLGSRNGTFVGGRQIASIEVAAPVPTVVRVGRTVVIAVADVRAFEGATVSVEAGVIGPTLRAAWTAVERAARGGRSLLVTGESGVGKELAARAFHRASNVSGELVAVNCAAIPAGLAERLLFGTRKGAYSGADRDADGYLAAADGGTLFLDEVAELDLDVQAKLLRVLETGELLALGAARPRAVQLRMVAATLRDLRAAVAAGSFRDDLYYRIGRPEVRLPALRDRLEEIPWLIAEAIKARGLPAHPSLIEACLLRPWPGNVRELMAEVDRAAHAALEADRPAVRAEELDEQAGRAHVPAAPAAEAEAARPRSIGLPDDDAILAALRAEAGNVSRAARRLGVHRNQLRRYLSKHPDAAALAAPEGGGGAGSDDADA, encoded by the coding sequence ATGTGGGACACCGCGCGCGACAGCGAGGTCGAGTCGAGCGGCGACAGCGCGCCCGTCCCCGGCGTCGTGGTCGTCTGGAGCGACCGCACGCCGCGGCTGATCGCGCTCCGCATCCCGGCGGCCGGGCTGATCCTCGGGCGCGAGCCCCTGGCCGCCGCCAGCGATGACCGCATGAGCCGGCAGCACGCGCGCATCACCGGGGCCGGCGACCAGGTCCGGGTCGCCGATCTCGGCAGCCGCAACGGCACGTTCGTGGGCGGGCGCCAGATCGCGTCGATCGAGGTCGCGGCGCCGGTGCCGACGGTGGTGCGGGTCGGACGCACCGTCGTGATCGCGGTCGCCGACGTGCGCGCGTTCGAGGGCGCCACGGTCTCCGTCGAGGCCGGCGTGATCGGTCCCACCCTGCGCGCCGCGTGGACCGCGGTCGAGCGGGCCGCGCGCGGCGGTCGCTCGCTGCTGGTCACCGGCGAGAGCGGCGTCGGCAAGGAGCTGGCCGCGCGCGCGTTCCACCGCGCGTCGAACGTCAGCGGCGAGCTGGTCGCGGTCAACTGCGCGGCGATCCCCGCCGGCCTGGCCGAGCGCCTGCTGTTCGGCACGCGCAAGGGCGCCTACTCCGGCGCCGATCGCGACGCCGACGGCTACCTGGCCGCCGCCGACGGCGGCACGCTGTTCCTCGACGAGGTCGCCGAGCTCGACCTCGACGTGCAGGCCAAGCTCCTGCGCGTGCTCGAGACCGGCGAGCTGCTGGCGCTGGGCGCGGCGCGCCCGCGGGCGGTGCAGCTGCGGATGGTCGCCGCGACCTTGCGCGACCTGCGCGCGGCGGTCGCGGCCGGCAGCTTCCGCGACGACCTGTACTACCGCATCGGCCGACCCGAGGTCCGGCTGCCGGCCCTGCGCGATCGGCTCGAGGAGATCCCGTGGCTGATCGCCGAGGCCATCAAGGCCCGCGGCCTGCCCGCCCACCCGTCGCTGATCGAGGCGTGCCTGCTGCGGCCGTGGCCCGGCAACGTCCGCGAGCTGATGGCCGAGGTCGACCGCGCCGCCCACGCGGCGCTCGAGGCCGACCGCCCGGCGGTGCGGGCCGAGGAGCTCGACGAGCAGGCCGGTCGGGCGCACGTCCCCGCCGCGCCCGCCGCCGAGGCCGAGGCCGCGCGCCCACGCTCGATCGGGCTGCCTGACGACGACGCGATCCTCGCGGCGCTGCGCGCCGAGGCCGGCAACGTCAGCCGCGCCGCCCGCCGCCTCGGCGTCCACCGCAACCAGCTGCGCCGCTACCTCAGCAAGCACCCCGACGCCGCCGCGCTGGCCGCGCCCGAGGGCGGCGGCGGCGCCGGCAGCGACGACGCCGACGCGTGA
- a CDS encoding YncE family protein, with translation MTRSSLPYFVISTALAAAACSDDGATPSTDAPPGVDAAVDVDAPVATVTASRPSKSGTIAITEDDTRVLMVNPEAGTVSIFDTATNARIAEVPTGREPSAVVIHPDGKTAFVANRGDATVVKISNVDGAAPSVSGPLAVGSEPTGLALSPTGATLYVAEWAEGRIAVVATATMIETGAITAPRNPRGLAVTNDGDADDSDELIVVPEFFGEPTGEEGADGSRAGRVRLYRTSDLAPEAPITFAPIDTGFAPAGAAAGTPTAITAPNQLWGAVVVGAKIYVPSISAAPAAPVNFQTNVHAVLYVGDLTAHAEDRGLNGTMVLPRLVRDQIPDPTGRQFLADIVDLDFVGTGVAYVLARGTDTVQRVVLDPASGPQLGSAQNKQIELNTTPASSPGPCQAPTGIVTAHVGARAFVNCWVTRSLGVIDLSQQRLIATVGSATIIAGERDAQDGRRFFFTGRGRWSNSGWSDCASCHPDGLTDNITWSFAAGPRQSTSVDGAYSHGPGVQKQRVFNWTGIFDEMHDFERNTRGVSGGKGAVTRPDPAIAGAVCGNLAQEVQVAISGDGLGRAVKVDQDGAGTCTHDWDKIDAFARTIRPPLALRKVDPAAAMRGAALFGLATATANNAGCVQCHGGPGWTASRVAFTPAAAEPSPLASAAFTPPALWAPATSAAGWNFHTTQIATQPSSTFFDGFENANRSAPNQVACVLRNVGTFGNDALERRLVNGNLVRAQGRLGYNVPSLYGLAVGAPYLHHGGGSDLADLFDDPAWQAHATAGNPIWLASGTPAELAQKKADLAAFLLSIDATTGEQPLPAGFDGCP, from the coding sequence TTGACTCGTTCGAGCTTGCCCTACTTCGTGATCTCCACCGCGCTCGCGGCCGCTGCTTGCAGCGACGACGGCGCCACCCCCTCGACCGACGCCCCGCCCGGCGTCGACGCCGCGGTCGACGTCGACGCGCCGGTCGCGACCGTGACCGCGTCGCGGCCGTCGAAGTCCGGCACGATCGCGATCACCGAGGACGACACCCGCGTGCTGATGGTCAACCCGGAGGCGGGCACCGTCAGCATCTTCGACACCGCGACCAACGCGCGGATCGCCGAGGTGCCGACCGGGCGCGAGCCCAGCGCGGTCGTGATCCACCCCGACGGCAAGACCGCGTTCGTCGCCAACCGCGGCGACGCGACCGTCGTGAAGATCTCGAACGTCGACGGCGCCGCGCCGTCCGTCTCGGGCCCGCTCGCGGTCGGCTCCGAGCCCACCGGCCTGGCGCTGTCGCCGACCGGCGCGACCCTGTACGTCGCCGAGTGGGCCGAGGGCCGGATCGCGGTGGTCGCGACCGCGACCATGATCGAGACCGGCGCGATCACCGCGCCGCGCAACCCGCGCGGGCTCGCCGTCACCAACGACGGCGACGCCGACGACAGCGACGAGCTGATCGTCGTGCCCGAGTTCTTCGGCGAGCCGACCGGCGAGGAGGGCGCCGACGGCAGCCGCGCCGGCCGGGTCCGCCTGTACCGCACCAGCGATCTCGCGCCCGAGGCGCCGATCACGTTCGCGCCGATCGACACCGGGTTCGCGCCGGCCGGCGCCGCCGCCGGCACGCCGACCGCGATCACCGCGCCCAACCAGCTCTGGGGCGCCGTCGTCGTCGGCGCGAAGATCTACGTGCCGAGCATCTCCGCCGCCCCCGCGGCGCCGGTCAACTTCCAGACCAACGTCCACGCCGTGCTCTACGTCGGCGACCTGACCGCCCACGCCGAGGACCGCGGGCTCAACGGTACGATGGTGCTGCCGCGGCTGGTGCGCGATCAGATCCCCGATCCGACGGGCCGGCAGTTCCTGGCCGACATCGTCGACCTCGACTTCGTCGGCACCGGCGTCGCCTACGTGCTGGCGCGCGGCACCGACACGGTCCAGCGGGTCGTCCTCGATCCGGCCAGCGGCCCGCAGCTCGGCTCGGCCCAGAACAAGCAGATCGAGCTCAACACCACCCCGGCCAGCTCGCCGGGGCCGTGCCAGGCGCCGACCGGCATCGTCACCGCGCACGTCGGCGCGCGCGCGTTCGTCAACTGCTGGGTGACCCGCTCGCTGGGCGTGATCGACCTGTCGCAGCAGCGGCTGATCGCGACGGTCGGCTCGGCCACGATCATCGCCGGTGAGCGCGACGCTCAGGACGGCCGGCGGTTCTTCTTCACCGGCCGCGGGCGCTGGTCCAACAGCGGCTGGAGCGACTGCGCGTCGTGCCACCCCGACGGGCTCACCGACAACATCACCTGGAGCTTCGCCGCCGGGCCGCGCCAGTCGACCTCGGTCGACGGCGCCTACAGCCACGGCCCCGGCGTGCAGAAGCAGCGGGTCTTCAACTGGACCGGCATCTTCGACGAGATGCACGACTTCGAGCGCAACACCCGCGGCGTGTCGGGCGGCAAGGGCGCGGTGACCCGGCCCGACCCGGCGATCGCCGGCGCGGTCTGCGGCAACCTCGCGCAGGAGGTCCAGGTCGCGATCTCGGGCGACGGCCTCGGGCGCGCGGTCAAGGTCGACCAGGACGGCGCCGGCACCTGCACCCACGACTGGGACAAGATCGACGCGTTCGCCCGCACGATCCGCCCGCCGCTGGCGCTGCGCAAGGTCGATCCGGCGGCGGCGATGCGCGGGGCCGCGCTGTTCGGCCTCGCGACGGCGACCGCGAACAACGCCGGCTGCGTCCAGTGCCACGGCGGCCCCGGCTGGACCGCGTCGCGCGTCGCGTTCACGCCGGCGGCGGCGGAGCCGTCGCCGCTCGCGAGCGCGGCGTTCACCCCGCCGGCGCTGTGGGCGCCGGCGACGAGCGCGGCCGGCTGGAACTTCCACACCACCCAGATCGCGACCCAGCCGTCGTCGACGTTCTTCGACGGGTTCGAGAACGCCAACCGGTCGGCCCCCAACCAGGTCGCGTGCGTGCTGCGCAACGTCGGCACGTTCGGCAACGACGCGCTCGAGCGCCGGCTGGTCAACGGCAACCTCGTGCGCGCGCAGGGGCGCCTCGGCTACAACGTGCCGTCGCTGTACGGCCTCGCGGTCGGCGCGCCGTACCTCCACCACGGCGGCGGCAGCGATCTGGCCGACCTGTTCGACGACCCGGCCTGGCAGGCCCACGCCACCGCCGGCAACCCGATCTGGCTGGCGTCGGGGACCCCGGCCGAGCTCGCGCAGAAGAAGGCGGACCTGGCGGCGTTCCTGCTGTCGATCGACGCCACCACGGGCGAGCAGCCGCTGCCGGCGGGCTTCGACGGCTGTCCGTAG
- a CDS encoding protein kinase: protein MAAPSASSLAADHVIDGRYVIERLLGRGGMGEVYAARRRSLDDLVALKRLLPAQDTPANRQRFAIEAQAAAHIRHPNVVRLFDYGVDPAVGPYLVMELLEGPTLAALCDGQRLPLARALSVFAGVCAAIEAGHRRGIVHRDIKPANVIVGAADDGRELVKVLDFGLAVDLRLVERAITTPGTIIGTVAYMAPEQTDGRAASPATDVFALGVLLYQLVTNALPFGGATAVETLLAISGGRYPSPRALVPDLPERVVAAIDAALARDPAARPSSPERLAQLATGDAAGAPPPLVAPTRARRPSAVTAVTRSDGPSFGHFVGRAREVAQLERTLAETRSGRPPLAVITGDAGVGKSRLAERIATTARRQGALVLSGRFYDYVGSRPPPLETFLAMIDDCTRPASTNDPRGGLAEVGSGQRWSAFAAIADELAGQAAGRPMVLVLDDLHCATRLDLELLDHLHRTLGPRGTMLLTTARTADASPDFAGWRAGRGADLLEVPLGRFGEDEVRAWIDGAFHGLRVTPIETRQLLRASGGNPFALVEITRQLLARGDLARAGDGWRLRLDGDTALPASVAAMVSARLDELAAADRAILEYAAVLGDEFRAATVTAAAAATEAAVDDALDAALALRLLSDRELTVGNDLRFASPIVRQCVYDRMPARARRRAHRAVVDALTAIYGTGDPRFAHVFAYHHHAIGAWPEAFGFAVAAATAALSRGDLDLAHAAVVRADGAAQELVAIGGARDATLAARLELVAGTVATALGEPTTGAARLERAAALAPTADLAIDAHIELARNLAARGELVAGVAVAERAAATAGASDPVRALTARTMAADIGGRAGLVTIEVLDALVAECEGQRDRRGPELLARALLVRAWRHMKAGRFGDADRDSARARDLARARGLLEIELRVVGSQAAIRSEAGDLAGSHQFAEQALTMARRLGDRRREGIALANLGEGYAQDGDPARGQGLLDDALRIFVAIGDRACEGDCRVNLGRALLALGRTDDAIAMLAAGAEMCARASRTEYEGIARTLLGEAQRGRGDLAAAAAELTAAVELLRRIDLNTRWRAELELAHVLTAQGHDDHARPHARSARDQLAWQRAHLAPGTATTALDLALADATELLALLAEA, encoded by the coding sequence ATGGCGGCGCCGTCCGCATCCTCGCTCGCCGCCGATCACGTCATCGATGGCCGCTACGTCATCGAGCGCCTGCTCGGGCGCGGCGGCATGGGCGAGGTCTACGCCGCGCGCCGGCGCAGCCTCGACGACCTGGTCGCGCTCAAGCGGCTGCTGCCGGCCCAGGACACGCCCGCCAACCGCCAGCGGTTCGCGATCGAGGCCCAGGCCGCCGCGCACATCCGCCACCCCAACGTCGTGCGCCTGTTCGACTACGGCGTCGATCCCGCGGTCGGACCGTACCTGGTGATGGAGCTGCTCGAGGGCCCGACCCTGGCGGCGCTGTGCGACGGCCAGCGCCTGCCGCTCGCGCGCGCGCTGAGCGTGTTCGCGGGCGTGTGCGCCGCGATCGAGGCCGGGCACCGGCGCGGCATCGTCCACCGCGACATCAAGCCCGCCAACGTGATCGTGGGCGCGGCCGACGACGGCCGCGAGCTGGTCAAGGTCCTCGACTTCGGCCTCGCGGTCGACCTGCGCCTGGTCGAGCGCGCCATCACGACGCCCGGCACGATCATCGGCACCGTCGCGTACATGGCGCCCGAGCAGACCGACGGCCGGGCCGCGTCGCCGGCGACCGACGTGTTCGCGCTCGGCGTGCTCCTGTACCAGCTCGTGACCAACGCGCTGCCGTTCGGCGGCGCGACCGCGGTCGAGACCCTGCTAGCGATCAGCGGCGGCCGCTACCCGAGCCCGCGGGCGCTGGTGCCCGACCTGCCCGAGCGCGTCGTGGCGGCGATCGACGCCGCGCTCGCGCGCGACCCCGCGGCCCGGCCGAGCAGCCCCGAGCGCCTGGCCCAGCTCGCCACCGGCGACGCCGCCGGCGCGCCGCCGCCGCTGGTCGCGCCGACGCGCGCGCGCCGCCCCAGCGCGGTCACGGCGGTCACGCGCTCGGACGGGCCGTCGTTCGGGCACTTCGTCGGGCGCGCGCGCGAGGTCGCTCAGCTCGAGCGGACGCTGGCCGAGACCCGCAGCGGTCGGCCGCCGCTCGCGGTGATCACCGGCGACGCCGGCGTCGGCAAGTCGCGCCTGGCCGAGCGGATCGCCACGACCGCACGGCGCCAGGGCGCGCTGGTGCTGTCGGGCCGGTTCTACGACTACGTCGGCAGCCGGCCGCCGCCGCTCGAGACGTTCCTGGCGATGATCGACGACTGCACCCGCCCGGCCAGCACCAACGACCCGCGCGGCGGCCTGGCCGAGGTCGGCTCCGGTCAGCGCTGGTCAGCGTTCGCGGCCATCGCCGACGAGCTCGCCGGCCAGGCCGCCGGTCGCCCGATGGTGCTGGTGCTCGACGACCTGCACTGCGCGACCCGGCTCGATCTCGAGCTCCTCGATCACCTGCACCGCACGCTGGGGCCGCGCGGCACGATGCTCCTGACCACGGCCCGGACCGCCGACGCCAGCCCCGACTTCGCCGGCTGGCGGGCCGGCCGCGGCGCCGATCTGCTCGAGGTGCCGCTGGGCCGGTTCGGCGAGGACGAGGTCCGCGCGTGGATCGACGGCGCGTTCCACGGCCTGCGGGTGACGCCGATCGAGACCCGGCAGCTGCTGCGCGCGAGCGGCGGCAACCCGTTCGCGCTGGTCGAGATCACGCGCCAGCTGCTCGCGCGCGGCGACCTGGCGCGGGCCGGCGACGGCTGGCGGCTGCGCCTCGACGGCGACACCGCGCTGCCGGCGAGCGTCGCCGCGATGGTGTCGGCCCGGCTCGACGAGCTGGCCGCCGCCGACCGCGCGATCCTCGAGTACGCGGCGGTGCTCGGCGACGAGTTCCGGGCGGCCACGGTCACCGCGGCGGCGGCCGCGACCGAGGCCGCGGTCGACGACGCGCTCGACGCCGCGCTGGCGCTGCGGCTGCTGTCGGATCGCGAGCTCACCGTGGGCAACGACCTGCGGTTCGCCAGCCCGATCGTGCGCCAGTGCGTCTACGACCGCATGCCGGCGCGCGCGCGGCGGCGGGCCCACCGCGCCGTCGTCGACGCGCTCACGGCGATCTACGGCACCGGCGATCCCCGGTTCGCGCACGTCTTCGCCTACCACCACCACGCGATCGGCGCGTGGCCCGAGGCGTTCGGGTTCGCGGTGGCCGCCGCGACCGCGGCGCTGAGCCGCGGCGATCTCGACCTGGCCCACGCCGCCGTGGTCCGCGCCGACGGCGCCGCCCAGGAGCTCGTCGCGATCGGCGGCGCGCGCGACGCGACGCTGGCCGCGCGCCTCGAGCTCGTGGCCGGCACCGTCGCCACGGCCCTGGGCGAGCCGACCACCGGCGCCGCCCGCCTCGAGCGCGCCGCGGCCCTGGCGCCGACGGCGGACCTGGCGATCGACGCCCACATCGAGCTGGCCCGCAACCTGGCCGCCCGCGGCGAGCTGGTCGCCGGGGTGGCGGTGGCCGAGCGCGCCGCGGCCACCGCCGGCGCCAGCGATCCCGTGCGCGCGCTCACCGCCCGGACGATGGCCGCCGACATCGGCGGCCGCGCCGGCCTGGTCACGATCGAGGTGCTCGACGCGCTGGTCGCCGAGTGCGAGGGCCAGCGCGATCGCCGCGGGCCCGAGCTGCTGGCGCGCGCGCTGCTGGTGCGCGCGTGGCGGCACATGAAGGCGGGGCGCTTCGGCGACGCCGACCGCGACAGCGCCCGCGCCCGCGACCTGGCCCGGGCCCGCGGCCTGCTCGAGATCGAGCTGCGCGTCGTCGGCAGCCAGGCCGCGATCCGCAGCGAGGCCGGCGACCTGGCCGGGTCGCACCAGTTCGCCGAGCAGGCCCTGACGATGGCGCGCCGGCTCGGCGATCGCCGCCGCGAGGGCATCGCGCTGGCGAACCTCGGCGAGGGCTACGCCCAGGACGGCGACCCCGCCCGCGGCCAGGGCCTGCTCGACGACGCGCTCCGCATCTTCGTCGCGATCGGCGACCGCGCGTGCGAGGGCGACTGCCGGGTCAACCTGGGGCGCGCGCTCCTGGCCCTGGGCCGCACCGACGACGCGATCGCGATGCTCGCGGCCGGCGCCGAGATGTGCGCGCGCGCGTCGCGGACCGAGTACGAGGGCATCGCGCGCACGCTGCTGGGCGAGGCCCAGCGTGGCCGCGGCGATCTGGCGGCCGCGGCGGCCGAGCTCACCGCCGCGGTCGAGCTCTTGCGCCGCATCGATCTCAACACCCGCTGGCGCGCCGAGCTCGAGCTGGCCCACGTGCTCACGGCCCAGGGCCACGACGACCACGCGCGCCCGCACGCGCGCAGCGCGCGCGATCAGCTCGCGTGGCAGCGCGCCCACCTGGCGCCCGGCACCGCCACGACCGCGCTCGACCTTGCCCTGGCCGACGCGACCGAGCTGCTCGCCCTGCTGGCCGAGGCGTGA
- a CDS encoding 4'-phosphopantetheinyl transferase superfamily protein: MTALLVGAVAGVIVVEARDDAAPPLHPREAAAIADAAPIRRAEFARGRACAHAALRALGRPTEVIARAPSRAPVWPPGVVGSITHCAGLAAAAVADRARLRGLGLDAEPNRPLPDGILATVASSTERAWLETAPRGDLAWDRLLFSAKESVFKAWHPLAQRWLGFEDAEVEVDVAAATFTATIAVPGPVRALRGAFASDAAHLATLAWID; this comes from the coding sequence GTGACCGCGCTCCTGGTCGGCGCGGTCGCCGGGGTGATCGTGGTCGAGGCCCGCGACGACGCCGCGCCGCCGCTGCACCCGCGCGAGGCCGCGGCGATCGCCGACGCCGCGCCCATCCGGCGGGCCGAGTTCGCCCGCGGCCGCGCCTGCGCCCACGCCGCGCTGCGCGCGCTCGGCCGCCCGACCGAGGTGATCGCCCGGGCGCCGTCGCGGGCGCCGGTGTGGCCGCCGGGCGTGGTCGGCAGCATCACCCACTGCGCCGGCCTGGCGGCGGCCGCGGTCGCCGACCGAGCGCGCCTGCGCGGACTCGGCCTCGACGCCGAGCCGAACCGCCCGCTGCCCGACGGGATCCTGGCCACGGTCGCGTCGTCGACCGAGCGGGCCTGGCTCGAGACCGCGCCGCGCGGCGACCTCGCCTGGGATCGGCTGCTGTTCTCGGCCAAGGAGAGCGTGTTCAAGGCCTGGCACCCGCTGGCCCAGCGCTGGCTCGGCTTCGAGGACGCCGAGGTCGAGGTCGACGTCGCGGCCGCGACCTTCACCGCGACCATCGCGGTGCCCGGCCCGGTCCGCGCGCTGCGCGGCGCGTTCGCGTCCGACGCCGCGCACCTGGCCACGCTCGCGTGGATCGACTGA
- a CDS encoding VWA domain-containing protein has translation MGGGRYSYEQHEAATRARAGLTKAQVFAQGSCHPDLNPRGVTVREARDSAAHPASRGIVFAFDVSGSMGEIPLELAQKTLPAFMKSVLTVLPDPQVMFMAVGNAFESRSPLQVGQFESEDALIDRWLRDIHLEGGGEWRGESYDLPMYFAAHHTALDCFERRGDKGYFFMTGDEVWYLYADRAKLAEVIGDEVPAHVPIDDIVDALARRYHPFFLIPDPARAANDRVEANWRRLLGDAVIVLETAEDTALAAAMLIGIREGQLVDAAAITAKLAGELNLPPATVARVVRAVEPYARAVAGGGGDPPTARPPVTGVAGVRMPG, from the coding sequence ATGGGCGGAGGACGCTACAGCTACGAGCAGCACGAGGCCGCCACGCGCGCGCGCGCGGGGCTCACCAAGGCGCAGGTGTTCGCGCAGGGCAGCTGCCACCCGGACCTGAACCCGCGCGGGGTGACGGTGCGCGAGGCGCGCGACAGCGCCGCGCACCCGGCCTCGCGCGGCATCGTCTTCGCGTTCGATGTCAGCGGCTCGATGGGCGAGATCCCGCTCGAGCTGGCCCAGAAGACCCTGCCGGCGTTCATGAAGAGCGTGCTGACGGTGCTGCCGGACCCGCAGGTGATGTTCATGGCGGTCGGCAACGCCTTCGAGAGCCGGTCGCCGCTCCAGGTCGGTCAGTTCGAGAGCGAGGACGCGCTCATCGATCGCTGGCTGCGCGACATCCATCTCGAGGGTGGTGGTGAGTGGCGCGGCGAGTCCTACGACCTCCCGATGTACTTCGCGGCCCACCACACCGCGCTCGACTGCTTCGAGCGGCGCGGCGACAAGGGCTACTTCTTCATGACCGGCGACGAGGTCTGGTACCTCTACGCCGATCGCGCCAAGCTGGCCGAGGTGATCGGCGACGAGGTCCCCGCCCACGTCCCGATCGACGACATCGTCGACGCGCTGGCGCGGCGGTACCACCCGTTCTTCCTGATCCCGGATCCGGCGCGCGCGGCGAACGACCGCGTCGAGGCCAACTGGCGCCGCCTGCTGGGCGACGCGGTGATCGTGCTCGAGACCGCCGAGGACACGGCGCTGGCGGCGGCGATGCTGATCGGCATCCGCGAGGGCCAGCTCGTCGACGCGGCCGCGATCACGGCCAAGCTCGCCGGCGAGCTCAACCTGCCACCGGCGACCGTCGCCCGGGTCGTGCGCGCCGTCGAGCCGTACGCGCGGGCGGTGGCCGGCGGCGGCGGCGATCCGCCCACCGCGCGCCCGCCGGTGACCGGCGTCGCGGGCGTCCGCATGCCGGGCTGA
- a CDS encoding pirin family protein, with amino-acid sequence MPATIRRAHERGHADHGWLSSFHTFSFADYHDPAHMGFRALRVINDDTVAPGRGFGTHPHRDMEIVSYVLSGELAHRDSMGNGSVIRPGDVQRMSAGTGVRHSEENPSRTAPVHFLQIWIVPDQRDHPPSYEQIHVPPEARRGQLRLVASPDGADGSVSIHQDARMWAGLFDAGERAIHTVAPGRHAWIHVARGQATVGDHVLGAGDALATSDAGDVTITGDGAEVLVFDLA; translated from the coding sequence ATGCCCGCGACCATCCGCCGAGCCCACGAGCGCGGCCACGCCGACCACGGCTGGCTGTCGAGCTTCCACACCTTCTCGTTCGCCGACTACCACGACCCCGCCCACATGGGCTTCCGCGCGCTGCGCGTGATCAACGACGACACCGTCGCGCCCGGGCGCGGTTTCGGCACCCACCCCCACCGCGACATGGAGATCGTGTCGTACGTGCTGTCGGGCGAGCTGGCCCACCGCGACTCGATGGGCAACGGCTCGGTGATCCGACCCGGCGACGTCCAGCGCATGAGCGCCGGCACCGGCGTCCGCCACAGCGAGGAGAACCCGTCGCGCACCGCGCCAGTCCACTTCCTGCAAATCTGGATCGTTCCCGACCAGCGCGACCACCCGCCCAGCTACGAGCAGATCCACGTGCCGCCCGAGGCGCGCCGCGGGCAGCTCCGGCTGGTGGCGTCGCCCGACGGCGCCGATGGCTCGGTCAGCATCCACCAGGACGCGCGGATGTGGGCCGGGCTGTTCGACGCCGGCGAGCGCGCGATCCACACCGTCGCGCCGGGCCGCCACGCCTGGATCCACGTCGCGCGTGGCCAGGCCACGGTCGGCGACCACGTGCTGGGCGCCGGCGACGCCCTCGCGACCAGCGACGCCGGCGACGTGACCATCACCGGCGACGGCGCCGAGGTGCTGGTGTTCGACCTCGCCTGA